From the Chitinophagaceae bacterium genome, the window CGCATTACGAACTGTAAATGTATTTGCGCCCAGGGAGCTGAAACTCTGGTTTATAGATGCTTTTATACTATCTATAGCTGTCAGAATACCTACTAAAGCCATGATTCCAAAGGCTATTATCAAAAAAGTCAGTATAGTTCTGAGTTTATTCCCAAAAATTGAGCGAAAAGCCAGTTTGATATTTTCTATTACAAGCATCTTTATATGGCTTTTTATTTTTTACTTTTCAATTTCGATTCTCTGTCAAGCATGGTTTGTATAGATGATTTTTTAAGTAAATCTACGGTTATATTTCTCATTTCTAAAAAAACATCCCTGATACCACAGGTTTCTTCATCCTTACACTCTTCGCAACGTTCATAATACAGATAAGTCACACAAGGGAGCAAAGCTATAGGACCATCAAACAAACGCATTATTTCAGCTAATGTGATATTTTCCGGACGCTTCTGTAAAAAATAGCCACCCCCCTTTCCCCTCTTGCTATTCACAATTCCGGCTTTCTTCATATCAAGTAAAATTGACTCCAAAAACTTTTGCGGAATTTTTTCACTTTGGGCAATTTGACTTATTAAAACAGGCTCCTGAGACGACTTAGCTTCCTTTGATAGATATACCAAAGCATTTAAAGCGTATTTTGTTTTCTTGGAAAGCATGTTTTTAGGAGTCTTATATTTAGAAAATCTATACAAGAGTAAAAATAAGTGATTTGCCCTTAGCAGATAATGTTTCTTTAATTGAAATAATTTATTTTTGATGATTTCTAGCTTTCTTTTAGTTAAAAAAGCTATTTCAACTCAAAAATATTAATTTTGAATTCATAATGACACTCAGAAGCATACTAATTTACTTTTTAAGTTTACTAATATTTCAATTGAAAGCAAATCCGCCGGATGATGTTATTCAAACCATTTCATCTGCTGAAATTACACATACCGGATTTAGTTCAGAAAAAAACTTTTTAACCATCGGCAATGCTGAGGGCTATGTGTTTTTGTATGATGCTGCTGAGTATAAGCTCACGAGAGTACTAAAACCTTTCGAAACAGGATTGACTTCTGTTTTTTATAATGAGCGGGAAAAAACACTGGTTTCAATTTCAAATGAAAACAATATTTTTATTCGAAAAGATGATGGTACGC encodes:
- a CDS encoding Rrf2 family transcriptional regulator, whose protein sequence is MLSKKTKYALNALVYLSKEAKSSQEPVLISQIAQSEKIPQKFLESILLDMKKAGIVNSKRGKGGGYFLQKRPENITLAEIMRLFDGPIALLPCVTYLYYERCEECKDEETCGIRDVFLEMRNITVDLLKKSSIQTMLDRESKLKSKK